A section of the Halopiger aswanensis genome encodes:
- a CDS encoding GNAT family N-acetyltransferase: protein MIEGSEFNVLQGSEIIEDKGLDEGGVHVDCSRCGRGQRLTADNAAGYYVDRWLCNSCRNNLQIRWDGDLHQPTDLLYLVSKPLSKSTLNVGDTEYEVVREDSDEFTRTHLTAYLLNREAKDHQHGIGTYNIGHHYPHIVLDDGEAVGYLLWGPTPNEYMVLRQLFIREPYRRQGIGSALVEYWWDDVAKEWCEDSDEDFYHIEMPNESMTELIVDLGHDGEDGQPCAYRHQPS from the coding sequence ATGATTGAGGGGAGTGAGTTCAACGTTTTACAAGGTTCAGAGATTATTGAAGACAAAGGGTTAGACGAGGGTGGAGTACATGTTGACTGCAGTCGTTGCGGACGGGGACAACGATTGACAGCTGATAACGCAGCTGGGTACTATGTCGACCGATGGCTCTGCAACTCCTGCAGAAACAACCTCCAAATCCGATGGGACGGAGACCTCCACCAGCCAACTGACCTCCTCTACCTGGTCAGCAAGCCCTTGTCTAAATCCACACTCAACGTGGGCGACACAGAGTATGAGGTAGTCCGCGAGGACTCGGATGAATTTACGCGAACCCACCTGACTGCGTACCTTTTAAATCGAGAAGCCAAAGACCACCAACACGGAATTGGGACGTACAATATCGGGCACCATTACCCGCATATCGTGTTAGATGACGGAGAGGCAGTCGGCTACCTACTCTGGGGACCAACGCCTAACGAGTACATGGTTCTTCGACAGTTGTTCATCCGTGAACCGTACCGCAGACAAGGGATTGGGTCTGCCCTCGTTGAATACTGGTGGGACGACGTGGCCAAAGAGTGGTGCGAGGACAGTGACGAGGATTTCTACCATATCGAGATGCCTAACGAATCGATGACGGAGCTAATAGTTGACCTTGGCCATGATGGTGAGGATGGACAACCATGCGCTTACAGACACCAGCCGAGCTGA
- a CDS encoding DUF7342 family protein has protein sequence MADAPGVDSWKEHTSAFDRVQSIATTVTQPRSAAYIADEAYVEEATAREHLDQLVDLGVLRRTHEEETWYAPDPLYTRMLSLRDLLDAYDQDGLANLQTEMRSKLEELEGRERDLLQYRLGVVEEAIEVRQRYMQAD, from the coding sequence ATGGCTGACGCTCCCGGAGTTGACTCGTGGAAGGAACACACGAGCGCGTTTGACCGAGTGCAGTCGATTGCGACCACCGTGACTCAGCCGAGGTCAGCAGCCTATATCGCCGATGAGGCATACGTTGAGGAGGCTACGGCACGAGAGCATCTGGACCAGCTCGTAGACCTGGGAGTTCTCAGGCGCACTCATGAAGAGGAGACTTGGTACGCTCCAGACCCGCTCTATACACGGATGCTGTCACTACGCGACTTACTCGATGCTTATGACCAAGATGGCCTCGCCAACCTGCAGACGGAGATGCGGAGTAAACTGGAAGAATTGGAAGGTCGAGAGCGAGACCTCCTCCAGTATCGACTGGGAGTAGTCGAAGAGGCCATCGAGGTGCGGCAACGCTACATGCAGGCGGACTGA
- a CDS encoding recombinase family protein — translation MSEVKRYASYQRVSTGNQESGEASQHGSIREWFKERDISMSEVDQFVDRDRSGSDLSREQFLELMENVRDGKYDAVVMTEISRIARKLSASADFIDAAVKTETPIYLRDEMIDCIDPDDPMSHFFAKQLALWYEEEAKQTRRRINRGLAQTQREGKWTGKTPTGFTTDDNGYLIVDDEEFAAIRAAMLRVEDGESQRSVEEDIPISRQALSSLMEDHRDRYVEGKEYVEDAEEGTDERRRRRLVQEALDEYYGGDNE, via the coding sequence ATGAGTGAGGTAAAGCGATACGCGTCCTACCAGCGTGTGTCGACCGGCAATCAGGAGTCAGGGGAAGCCAGCCAGCATGGGAGTATCCGCGAGTGGTTCAAGGAGCGCGACATCTCGATGAGCGAGGTCGACCAGTTCGTTGACCGCGACCGAAGCGGCTCGGACCTCTCCCGGGAGCAGTTCCTCGAACTGATGGAGAACGTGCGGGACGGGAAGTACGACGCCGTCGTGATGACCGAAATCTCCCGCATCGCCCGCAAACTCTCCGCGAGCGCGGACTTCATCGATGCGGCGGTGAAGACGGAGACACCCATCTACCTCCGGGACGAGATGATTGACTGCATCGACCCAGACGACCCGATGTCCCACTTCTTCGCCAAGCAGCTCGCGCTCTGGTACGAGGAGGAGGCTAAGCAGACCCGCCGACGCATCAACCGCGGGCTGGCACAGACCCAGCGCGAGGGCAAGTGGACGGGCAAGACCCCCACCGGGTTCACCACCGACGACAACGGCTACCTCATCGTTGACGACGAGGAGTTTGCGGCCATCCGCGCGGCCATGCTACGGGTCGAGGACGGTGAGTCACAGCGGTCGGTTGAGGAGGACATCCCTATCTCCCGGCAGGCGCTCTCCTCGCTGATGGAAGACCACCGAGACCGATACGTTGAGGGGAAGGAGTACGTTGAGGATGCAGAAGAGGGAACTGACGAACGTCGTCGGCGGAGGCTCGTGCAGGAAGCCCTCGACGAGTACTACGGTGGTGATAATGAGTGA
- a CDS encoding helix-turn-helix domain-containing protein, translating into MTDDAPKLSDQQKRIIELLDEGHTWASAADELDISQSALEEQMARVSDKTERATEEIKEWEETLAWLDAHDQL; encoded by the coding sequence ATGACTGACGACGCACCCAAACTCAGTGACCAACAGAAGCGCATCATCGAACTCCTCGATGAAGGCCACACGTGGGCGTCCGCCGCGGACGAGTTGGACATCAGCCAGAGCGCGCTCGAAGAACAAATGGCACGCGTAAGCGATAAGACCGAGCGCGCTACGGAGGAAATCAAAGAATGGGAAGAGACGCTTGCCTGGCTCGACGCACACGACCAGTTGTGA
- a CDS encoding N-6 DNA methylase codes for MSEADVHFELYRHVQNAIDDQPSRGQITFGSARPEYSEGISGRADIVIFDDSHNPILVVEAKKPGDSGNRDIDPYSPDVIEQGLEYATKLGAPFTATYNGSRLVLFKTLEPGKPFLQRATKSYEISSVPKFADELLNEVSRFEAKQAQWDSLDNAFIKRVKSLHEFVSPRIEDSLQEKIEEDSSFQVSFEEWADKQGLEYSDASKSEKEDILQNFSEQATYLLINKILFYKILENSPAYGDEVAPLAVSIHRVQEDLEEHFDKIVSDVDFEAIFEHDDIYSEIPLEPVAEKIREFVIELDDQDLTQFDSDVIGRIYEGVIPHERRHEMGEYYTPAAVCDLITRLCIDSSSDTVLDPACGSGGFLVSAYNRLQELFPEAKGAHTEILNRIYGVDINRFPAHLSAINLAIQDLESYTEDVHIEVSDYFDVASDTQRFGRVVAGLSGREWQNGDSEDALGGFDAVVGNPPYIRATSLDDKSRIRSHLSDLDATDLSSQMDIYGYFITHSTQFLSDGGKLGFITSDRWMDTDYGADLQKFLLDNYSIDAVIRFDRQTFDDALVGASIIIATKEPDTPTRDENTVKFLRVREPLEIDEIESILREDTASDQMINDTEYRLVTRRQGDLYDQDKWKPYFLASPVYFDLYGHDDTTELQDVADVSRGITSGANPFYYGRREEWEDLGLTEYTEPLLKATGQLDSIRFNDEDAKEWGVLSIHDLVEQGIEESKAQEEESEEYRDIDPAERAKSWMADNGHETLVEYIEWGEDKGYDDRPTTSSRSVWYDLGELDTPKILTTDFTWRIFRSVWNEAGAAVNDQFYCIEPRNDIDDQVLCGILNSRFAWLMVELRGRWAGGQGMTRARIKVYETEELPIPDPRTMSDEEKERIRGAFEDLMDKEDELDEEDRNVENTEDERTELDRAVLAALGMEDRVDDLRAAVEEQVALREQDAGERTQVLVNRPQETEVINLEGVTETRDSTTLSDFN; via the coding sequence GTGAGTGAGGCTGACGTACACTTTGAACTCTATCGTCATGTACAGAACGCTATTGATGACCAGCCGAGTCGCGGTCAGATAACCTTCGGTTCCGCCCGACCCGAGTACAGCGAAGGGATTAGCGGCCGAGCAGACATCGTCATATTCGACGACTCGCACAACCCGATACTTGTCGTCGAGGCGAAGAAGCCCGGGGATTCGGGCAACCGTGACATCGACCCATATTCGCCGGATGTCATCGAACAAGGGTTGGAATACGCGACCAAGCTGGGAGCCCCCTTCACAGCGACGTACAACGGGAGCCGACTCGTCCTGTTCAAGACCTTGGAGCCCGGGAAACCATTTCTCCAGAGAGCTACCAAATCCTACGAGATTTCGAGTGTACCGAAATTCGCTGACGAGCTGCTGAACGAGGTCTCCCGGTTTGAAGCGAAGCAAGCCCAGTGGGACAGCCTCGACAACGCGTTCATCAAGCGGGTTAAAAGCCTTCACGAGTTCGTATCACCCCGAATCGAGGACTCTCTCCAAGAGAAAATCGAAGAGGACAGTTCGTTCCAGGTCTCGTTTGAGGAGTGGGCCGACAAGCAAGGGCTAGAGTACTCAGACGCCAGCAAGAGCGAGAAGGAGGATATACTCCAGAATTTTTCTGAGCAGGCAACCTACTTGTTGATAAACAAGATTCTATTCTACAAGATACTGGAGAACTCACCCGCGTACGGTGACGAGGTTGCCCCACTCGCCGTCAGCATCCACCGAGTCCAAGAAGACCTCGAAGAACACTTCGACAAAATCGTGTCCGACGTGGACTTCGAGGCTATTTTCGAGCACGACGACATCTACTCCGAGATTCCGCTCGAACCCGTTGCTGAGAAAATCCGAGAGTTCGTTATCGAACTGGACGACCAGGACTTGACACAGTTCGACAGTGACGTTATCGGGCGCATCTACGAGGGCGTTATTCCCCACGAGCGCAGGCACGAGATGGGGGAATATTATACTCCCGCCGCCGTCTGCGACCTGATTACTCGACTCTGTATCGACAGTTCCTCCGACACGGTCCTCGACCCTGCCTGCGGCTCTGGAGGATTCCTTGTCAGTGCGTACAACCGCCTCCAAGAGCTATTCCCCGAGGCAAAAGGAGCGCACACAGAGATTCTCAACCGAATCTACGGGGTGGACATCAACCGCTTCCCGGCCCATCTGAGCGCCATCAACCTCGCCATCCAAGACCTCGAATCCTACACGGAGGACGTACACATCGAGGTCTCAGACTACTTCGACGTTGCCTCGGATACGCAGAGATTTGGACGCGTGGTGGCAGGCCTCAGTGGCCGAGAATGGCAGAACGGTGATTCAGAGGATGCGCTCGGCGGCTTCGACGCAGTGGTCGGAAATCCGCCCTATATCAGAGCTACCAGCCTTGATGATAAATCCCGTATCCGAAGCCACCTATCCGACCTAGACGCTACCGACCTATCCAGTCAGATGGACATCTACGGGTACTTCATCACCCATAGTACCCAATTCCTCTCAGACGGGGGCAAATTGGGATTCATCACGAGCGACCGGTGGATGGACACCGACTATGGAGCTGACCTCCAGAAGTTCCTCCTCGACAACTACAGCATCGACGCCGTCATCCGATTTGACCGACAGACGTTCGATGACGCCTTGGTCGGAGCCAGCATCATCATCGCCACCAAAGAGCCGGACACGCCTACCCGAGACGAGAACACCGTCAAATTCCTACGCGTACGCGAGCCTCTCGAAATCGATGAAATAGAATCCATCCTCCGGGAGGACACGGCGAGCGACCAGATGATTAACGATACCGAGTACAGACTCGTCACACGGCGACAAGGAGACCTCTACGACCAAGATAAATGGAAGCCATATTTCCTGGCTAGCCCGGTGTACTTCGACTTGTATGGTCACGACGATACTACCGAACTGCAGGACGTAGCCGATGTCAGTCGCGGAATAACGAGCGGCGCAAATCCGTTCTACTACGGTCGACGCGAGGAATGGGAAGACCTCGGACTCACCGAGTACACCGAACCTCTGCTCAAAGCCACTGGACAGCTCGACAGCATCCGATTCAACGATGAAGACGCGAAAGAGTGGGGGGTTCTCTCCATCCACGACCTCGTTGAACAGGGTATCGAGGAGTCGAAAGCCCAGGAAGAAGAAAGCGAAGAGTACCGAGACATCGACCCGGCAGAGCGAGCGAAATCGTGGATGGCAGACAACGGCCACGAAACCCTCGTAGAATATATCGAATGGGGCGAAGACAAGGGGTACGATGACCGACCCACGACCTCATCTCGAAGTGTCTGGTACGACCTCGGAGAGTTAGACACCCCCAAGATACTCACTACCGACTTCACGTGGCGAATCTTCCGTAGTGTCTGGAACGAGGCTGGAGCAGCCGTTAACGACCAATTCTACTGCATAGAGCCTCGGAACGATATAGATGACCAAGTCCTCTGTGGAATCCTAAACTCACGGTTCGCCTGGCTCATGGTCGAACTGCGCGGTCGATGGGCAGGCGGTCAAGGTATGACGCGAGCCCGCATCAAAGTCTACGAGACTGAGGAGCTCCCCATACCCGACCCGCGGACGATGAGCGACGAAGAGAAGGAACGAATCCGCGGTGCGTTCGAGGACCTCATGGACAAAGAAGACGAACTGGATGAAGAAGACCGCAACGTCGAAAACACCGAGGATGAGCGAACGGAACTCGACCGTGCTGTACTCGCAGCTCTCGGAATGGAAGACCGAGTCGACGACCTGAGAGCCGCCGTCGAAGAGCAAGTTGCTCTCCGCGAGCAAGACGCCGGAGAGCGCACCCAGGTCTTGGTCAACCGCCCGCAAGAGACCGAGGTCATCAACCTTGAAGGCGTCACCGAAACCCGAGACAGTACCACCCTCAGCGACTTCAATTAA
- a CDS encoding S26 family signal peptidase: MSTKSTAPHAAQDDVDWDRLFRVSVVVFLLFLCSMVGVGFADRMPSHEIPFGYAMTAGTGSMEPTMTGGELVIYTDWGEVEEGDIIVFEDAQRDIDLVHRAVEDTEQGWVTKGDANGYLDQDRGIPHATEETIYGRELVHIDLPF; the protein is encoded by the coding sequence ATGAGTACCAAGTCTACAGCCCCCCACGCTGCACAAGACGATGTCGACTGGGATAGATTATTCCGCGTCAGCGTCGTTGTTTTCCTCCTGTTCCTCTGCTCAATGGTTGGTGTTGGATTCGCTGACCGAATGCCCAGTCATGAAATCCCATTCGGATACGCAATGACTGCCGGAACTGGCTCGATGGAACCCACAATGACCGGTGGCGAGCTGGTCATCTACACGGACTGGGGAGAAGTCGAGGAAGGAGACATCATCGTGTTTGAGGACGCGCAGCGAGACATAGACTTAGTCCACCGCGCGGTCGAGGACACCGAGCAAGGATGGGTAACTAAAGGAGACGCGAACGGCTACCTTGACCAAGACCGGGGCATCCCCCATGCAACCGAGGAGACTATCTACGGCCGCGAGCTGGTCCACATCGACCTTCCATTCTAA
- a CDS encoding DNA-3-methyladenine glycosylase family protein, with translation MIDEAIPVLREDPVMAELIEQHDPYVEQDWDEFERLCISIINQQLSTASATAVRERVFELFRGEVTPEAVLEAEDEALLAAGLSRSKVEYMRNAARAFQENDFTREGLAEYSNEEVVDRLTEIKGIGPWTARMFLLFVLERPDVLPLGDLAIRRGIEQLYGNGQEPGEMTRAEMREIAEAWRPYRSVATRYIWAEYESAD, from the coding sequence ATGATAGACGAGGCAATCCCCGTTCTAAGGGAAGACCCGGTAATGGCGGAGCTCATTGAGCAGCACGACCCATATGTTGAGCAGGACTGGGACGAGTTCGAGCGACTCTGTATTTCCATCATCAACCAGCAGCTCTCGACCGCGAGCGCCACCGCCGTCCGGGAGCGCGTGTTCGAGTTGTTCCGTGGCGAGGTCACTCCCGAGGCCGTACTAGAAGCAGAAGATGAAGCACTCCTCGCAGCTGGACTCTCCCGGAGCAAGGTGGAGTATATGCGTAATGCTGCCCGTGCCTTCCAAGAGAACGATTTTACACGCGAAGGTCTGGCAGAGTATTCGAACGAGGAGGTTGTTGACCGACTTACCGAAATCAAGGGTATTGGTCCGTGGACGGCACGCATGTTTCTGTTATTTGTACTCGAACGGCCAGACGTACTCCCGCTCGGCGACCTCGCTATCCGTCGCGGCATTGAGCAGTTGTACGGGAACGGGCAGGAGCCGGGGGAGATGACGCGTGCGGAGATGCGTGAGATTGCTGAAGCGTGGCGTCCGTATCGGTCGGTGGCGACACGGTATATCTGGGCAGAGTACGAGTCTGCTGATTAA
- the katG gene encoding catalase/peroxidase HPI: MTEYERKENHEWWPNKLNLEVLDQNAEDVGPYDDDFDYAEEFQKLDLEEVKADLKDLMTTSQDWWPADYGHYGPLFIRMAWHSAGTYRTTDGRGGASGGNQRFAPLNSWPDNVNLDKARRLLEPIKQKYGRKLSWADLIVLAGNTALESMGMQTLGWAGGREDEFEPDEAVYWGPEDEWEAPQHDRVDEDGELDEPLGATVMGLIYVDPEGPNGDPDPMKSADRIRQAFGRMAMDDEETAALIAGGHTFGKAHGATDDDIGAEPEAASIEDQGLGWTDSGKGSETTTSGIEGAWNAWPTMWDTSYLDNLLDYEWELTESPAGAKQWQPVEEEAYDTVPDAHDPSEKHAPMMMTTDVALKRDPEFREIIENFRDNPPQFLDAFARAWYKLIHRDMGPPERFLGPDVPEETFVWQDPVPDADYELIGDEDAAELKEELLETDLSVSQLAKTAWAAASTYRDSDKRGGANGARIRLEPQRSWEVNEPAELEVVLETLEGVQEEFNGSRDDDVRVSLADLIVLGGYAAVEQAAADAGYDVEIPFEPGRTDASQEMTDEESFEALKPKVDGFRNYFGGDYNEPPEDLLVDHADLLDLTASEMTVLVGGMRALGANYQDSDLGVFTDEPETLSNDFFVNLLSMDYEWEQASEGEEVYELIDRETGEVEWEASRVDLLFGSNSRLRAIADVYAAEEEKFVEDFVDAWRKVMTNDRFDLE; this comes from the coding sequence ATGACTGAGTACGAACGCAAGGAAAACCACGAGTGGTGGCCGAACAAGCTGAACCTGGAGGTCCTCGACCAGAACGCCGAAGACGTCGGGCCGTACGACGACGACTTCGACTACGCCGAGGAGTTCCAGAAGCTGGACCTCGAGGAGGTCAAGGCGGACCTGAAGGACCTGATGACGACCTCGCAGGACTGGTGGCCGGCCGACTACGGCCACTACGGGCCGCTTTTCATCCGCATGGCCTGGCACAGCGCCGGTACCTACCGCACGACCGACGGTCGCGGCGGCGCCTCCGGCGGGAACCAGCGCTTCGCGCCGCTCAACAGCTGGCCCGACAACGTCAACCTCGACAAGGCGCGACGCCTGCTCGAGCCGATCAAGCAGAAGTACGGCCGCAAGCTCTCGTGGGCCGACCTGATCGTCCTGGCCGGGAACACCGCCCTCGAGTCGATGGGCATGCAGACGCTCGGCTGGGCCGGCGGCCGCGAGGACGAGTTCGAGCCCGACGAGGCCGTCTACTGGGGTCCCGAGGACGAGTGGGAAGCCCCGCAGCACGACCGCGTCGACGAGGACGGCGAACTCGACGAGCCGCTCGGCGCCACCGTCATGGGGCTCATCTACGTGGACCCCGAAGGGCCGAACGGCGACCCCGACCCGATGAAGTCCGCGGACCGCATCCGTCAGGCGTTCGGCCGCATGGCGATGGACGACGAGGAGACGGCCGCACTCATCGCCGGCGGTCACACGTTCGGGAAGGCACACGGCGCCACCGACGACGACATCGGCGCCGAGCCCGAAGCCGCCTCGATCGAGGACCAGGGCCTCGGCTGGACCGACTCCGGCAAGGGCTCCGAGACGACCACCAGCGGCATCGAGGGCGCCTGGAACGCCTGGCCGACGATGTGGGACACCTCCTACCTCGACAACCTGCTCGACTACGAGTGGGAGCTGACCGAGAGTCCCGCCGGCGCCAAGCAGTGGCAGCCGGTCGAGGAGGAAGCCTACGACACCGTTCCGGACGCTCACGACCCGTCCGAGAAGCACGCCCCGATGATGATGACGACGGACGTCGCGCTCAAGCGCGACCCCGAGTTCCGGGAGATCATCGAGAACTTCCGCGACAACCCGCCGCAGTTCCTCGACGCCTTCGCGCGAGCCTGGTACAAGCTCATCCACCGCGACATGGGCCCGCCGGAGCGGTTCCTCGGTCCGGACGTGCCCGAGGAAACCTTCGTCTGGCAGGATCCCGTCCCCGACGCCGACTACGAACTGATCGGCGACGAGGACGCCGCCGAACTCAAGGAGGAACTCCTCGAGACGGACCTCTCCGTCTCGCAGCTGGCCAAGACCGCCTGGGCGGCGGCCTCGACCTACCGCGACAGCGACAAGCGCGGCGGCGCCAACGGCGCCCGCATCCGCCTCGAGCCCCAGCGTAGCTGGGAGGTCAACGAGCCCGCGGAGCTCGAGGTCGTCCTCGAGACGCTCGAGGGCGTCCAAGAGGAGTTCAACGGCTCGCGCGACGACGACGTGCGCGTCTCGCTGGCCGACCTGATCGTGCTGGGCGGCTACGCGGCCGTCGAGCAGGCCGCAGCCGACGCCGGCTACGACGTCGAGATTCCGTTCGAGCCCGGTCGCACCGACGCCTCGCAGGAGATGACCGACGAGGAGTCCTTCGAGGCGCTCAAGCCGAAGGTCGACGGGTTCCGCAACTACTTCGGCGGCGACTACAACGAACCGCCGGAGGACCTGCTGGTCGACCACGCCGACCTGCTCGACCTGACGGCCTCGGAGATGACCGTCCTGGTCGGCGGCATGCGCGCACTCGGCGCGAACTACCAGGATTCCGACCTCGGCGTCTTCACCGACGAGCCGGAGACCCTGTCCAACGACTTCTTCGTCAACCTGCTCTCCATGGACTACGAGTGGGAGCAGGCCTCGGAGGGCGAGGAAGTCTACGAACTGATCGACCGCGAGACCGGCGAGGTCGAGTGGGAGGCCAGTCGCGTCGATCTCCTCTTCGGTTCGAACTCCCGGCTTCGCGCCATCGCGGACGTCTACGCCGCCGAGGAAGAGAAGTTCGTCGAGGACTTCGTCGACGCGTGGCGGAAGGTCATGACCAACGACCGCTTCGACCTCGAGTAA
- a CDS encoding PRC-barrel domain-containing protein, translating to MTTVLASTLSGKPVLSTSGEKLGTIENITMNLASGELEEVFVAPANEGRTGAARAFETTDDGTLIVPAGCMRDVDDYLLIERPDR from the coding sequence ATGACGACGGTCCTCGCATCCACGCTCTCCGGCAAGCCCGTGTTGAGCACGAGCGGCGAAAAGCTCGGAACGATCGAGAACATCACGATGAACCTCGCGTCCGGCGAACTCGAGGAGGTGTTCGTCGCGCCCGCGAACGAAGGCCGGACCGGCGCCGCCCGTGCGTTCGAAACGACCGACGACGGGACGCTGATCGTGCCCGCGGGCTGCATGCGCGACGTGGACGATTACCTGCTGATCGAGCGGCCCGATCGATAG
- a CDS encoding RimK family alpha-L-glutamate ligase yields MDVDDPVTVGVLSLHTSKETKAILNAVEDLGHDTEWLRTENTSISVTDGSVVLEPSVDVIANRMLLSNTEQPAEELGLANTFAQLVPMLNEPANVMTAIHKLSTATTLAANDVRTPDVTLSLNSDQLNAARERYGEEAVYKTAIGTHGGGTWKVGPDDPVNPKVGNRYAFLQELIDREDVRHRDVRVYVVDGEIIAAMYRYAPDNDWRTNVALGGSVEDATEDLPEEARDMARRAAGAVGLDYAGVDLVEGDEGWFVLEVNPTAGFKGLYQATQVSPAPYIAKLAIERAGGEVDEGRVRDIANVLDDSRPTAQPVESISEDTEPAVIGYTEEVVLSGTSGSKSVVAKSDTGATRTSIDTGLAADIGAGPIKSITRIRSGSSKQSRSRPVVDVVVGVGGNQHTVTASVEDRSHMDYPVILGRDILENYQVDVSRRIDSEAPDTPEEEE; encoded by the coding sequence ATGGACGTCGACGATCCCGTCACGGTGGGGGTACTGAGTTTACACACGAGCAAGGAGACGAAGGCGATACTCAACGCCGTCGAGGATCTCGGCCACGACACCGAGTGGCTTCGAACCGAAAACACGTCCATCAGCGTCACTGACGGCAGCGTCGTCCTCGAGCCGTCGGTCGACGTCATCGCGAATCGGATGTTGCTGTCGAACACCGAACAGCCCGCCGAGGAGCTGGGGCTGGCGAACACGTTCGCGCAACTCGTGCCGATGCTCAACGAGCCGGCGAACGTGATGACGGCGATCCACAAGCTCTCGACGGCGACGACGCTCGCGGCGAACGACGTCCGGACGCCCGACGTGACCCTCTCGCTCAACAGCGATCAGCTGAACGCGGCGCGGGAGCGCTACGGCGAGGAGGCCGTCTACAAGACGGCGATCGGGACACACGGGGGCGGCACCTGGAAGGTCGGCCCCGACGACCCGGTCAACCCGAAGGTCGGCAACCGGTACGCCTTCCTGCAGGAACTGATCGACCGCGAGGACGTTCGCCACCGCGACGTGCGCGTCTACGTCGTCGACGGCGAGATCATCGCCGCGATGTACCGCTACGCGCCGGACAACGACTGGCGGACCAACGTCGCGCTCGGCGGCAGCGTCGAGGACGCGACCGAGGACCTGCCCGAGGAGGCCCGCGACATGGCCCGCCGCGCAGCCGGTGCCGTCGGCCTCGACTACGCCGGCGTCGACTTAGTCGAGGGCGACGAGGGCTGGTTCGTCCTCGAGGTCAACCCGACGGCGGGATTCAAGGGACTCTACCAGGCGACGCAGGTCAGCCCCGCGCCCTACATCGCCAAACTGGCGATCGAACGGGCCGGCGGCGAGGTCGACGAGGGCCGCGTCCGCGACATCGCGAACGTGCTCGACGACTCGCGGCCGACGGCGCAGCCGGTCGAGTCGATCTCGGAGGACACGGAGCCGGCGGTGATCGGCTACACCGAGGAGGTCGTCCTCTCGGGGACCAGCGGCTCGAAGTCCGTCGTCGCCAAGTCCGACACCGGCGCGACGCGAACGAGCATCGACACCGGCCTCGCCGCCGACATCGGCGCCGGGCCGATCAAGTCGATCACGCGGATCCGCTCGGGCAGCAGCAAACAGTCCCGGAGTCGGCCCGTCGTCGACGTCGTCGTCGGCGTCGGCGGCAACCAGCACACCGTGACCGCCAGCGTCGAGGACCGCAGCCACATGGACTATCCCGTCATCCTCGGCCGGGACATCCTCGAGAACTACCAGGTCGACGTGAGCCGCCGCATCGACAGCGAGGCGCCCGATACGCCCGAAGAGGAAGAGTAG
- a CDS encoding manganese catalase family protein codes for MFFQEPELQYEVTVEDPDPHFAKLLQQAIGGQEGEMRVALQYMFQAWALPEEYEAYRNLLMETAAEELGHIEMLASAVTKNLRGSPKEMREETEETAAVAAAMTGQNPRQYLSSGLSAMPVDSNGVPFTGAYIAASGNLAGDLYANVMAEATGRTLATRLWDYTDDPGMKDMLSYLIARDTMHQNQWLEALESLDDPVPVPASFPQDQENQDVNYTFISTRREEQPDPEYPWTQGESPDGKGQFSYAAEQPGDGEVVAPDPDPSTYNNPNDVDE; via the coding sequence ATGTTCTTTCAAGAACCCGAACTCCAGTACGAGGTTACCGTCGAGGATCCGGATCCGCACTTCGCGAAGCTACTCCAGCAGGCGATCGGCGGCCAAGAGGGAGAGATGCGCGTCGCGCTCCAGTATATGTTCCAGGCGTGGGCGCTCCCCGAGGAGTACGAGGCCTATCGGAACCTCCTCATGGAGACCGCAGCCGAGGAACTCGGTCACATCGAGATGCTCGCGTCGGCCGTGACGAAGAATCTCCGCGGCTCGCCCAAGGAGATGCGCGAGGAGACCGAGGAAACGGCCGCCGTCGCCGCGGCGATGACCGGCCAGAACCCGCGTCAGTACCTCTCCTCCGGGCTCTCGGCGATGCCCGTCGACAGCAACGGCGTGCCGTTTACCGGCGCGTACATCGCCGCATCGGGGAACCTCGCCGGCGACCTCTACGCGAACGTGATGGCCGAGGCGACCGGCCGGACGCTCGCCACCCGGCTCTGGGACTACACCGACGACCCCGGCATGAAGGACATGCTCTCCTACCTCATCGCCCGGGACACGATGCACCAGAACCAGTGGCTCGAGGCGCTCGAGTCGCTCGACGATCCGGTGCCGGTCCCCGCCAGCTTCCCGCAGGATCAGGAGAATCAGGACGTCAACTACACGTTCATCTCGACGCGCCGCGAGGAACAGCCCGATCCCGAGTACCCCTGGACGCAGGGCGAGTCGCCGGACGGAAAGGGGCAGTTCTCCTACGCCGCGGAGCAGCCGGGCGACGGGGAAGTCGTCGCGCCCGACCCGGATCCGTCCACGTACAACAATCCGAACGACGTCGACGAGTAA